From the genome of Acidobacteriota bacterium:
CGTGGTGCATGTGCTGGTCGAGCACTTCGACAAGTCCATCGCCGAGGCGACCCACGTGATGCTCCAGGTCCACCGCAAGGGCAAGGGCCTGGCGGGGGTCTACACTCGGGACGTGGCCGAGACGAAGATCGAGCTGGTCACCGTTCACGCCCGCGAGGAAGGCTTTCCTCTCAAGCTCACCATGGAGCCGGA
Proteins encoded in this window:
- the clpS gene encoding ATP-dependent Clp protease adapter ClpS codes for the protein MGGSTDRPGGDQATRSRQVTRRPRLWKVLLHNDDYTTMDFVVHVLVEHFDKSIAEATHVMLQVHRKGKGLAGVYTRDVAETKIELVTVHAREEGFPLKLTMEPE